One Alphaproteobacteria bacterium genomic window, GATCGTGCCCGACCTCGCGACGGAATGGTCGTGGAACGCGGACAAGACGGCCCTTACCTTCAAGCTGCGCGAGGGTGTGAAATGGCACGACGGCAAGCCGTTTACGGCAGCCGACGTCAAGTGTACCTGGGACCTTCTTCAGGACAAGGGCCAGGCCAAATTGCGCAAGAACCCGCGCAAGGCATGGTACACCAACCTGAAAGAAGTCACGGTCGACAACGATTATCAGGCCACCTTCCATCTGAACCGCACCCAGCCGGCATTCATCGCGCTGCTGGCTTCCGGCTACTCGCCGGTTTACCCCTGCCACGTGCCGCCGGCCAAAATGCGGACCGCGCCGATCGGCACGGGCCCGTTCAAGTTCGTCGAACTGAAGCAGAACGAACGGATCGTATTCACGAAAAACGAGGAGTACTGGAAACCCGGCAAGCCGCATCTCGATGGCGTCCACTGGACGATTATCAAGAGCCGCGCAACCCGGATGCTGGCGTTTACGGCCGGCGAATTCGATATGACGTTCACGCATGACCTGCCGACGCCGTCGCTCCGCGAGCTTGCCCGCGAGAACCCCAACGCGCAATGCGACCTCACGACCACGGGCGGTGCGGCGAACCTGATCGTCAATCGCGACAAGCCGCCCTTCGACAATGCGGATATCCGCACGGCCATGGCGCTGACCATCGATCGTGACGCCTACAACACGATCCTCGGCGAGGGCGAGCACAAGGACGGGGGCGCAATGCTGCCGCCGCCAACCGGCAATTGGGGCATGCCGGAGGAGATGCTGCGGACGCTGCCGGGGTACGGCAAGGATGTCGCCGCGAACCGGGCGGAGGCCCGCAAGATTATGGAAAAGCTCGGCTACGGGCCGAACAACAGGCTTTCCATCAAGGTTTCGACCCGCAACAACGCCACGTATCGCGATCCGGCGGTGATCCTGATCGACCATCTGAAGGAAATCTATATCGATGGCACGCTGGACGTGATTGAAACGAGCAACTGGTTCAGCACGGTGGCCCGAAAGGATTATCAGGTCGGGCTCAACCTTACCGCGTCGGGCGTGGACGATCCGGACGCGATGTTCTACGAAAACTATGCATGCGGGTCGCAGCGGAACTACACGGGCTATTGCAATCCGGAACTGGAAAAGCTCTTCGAGAAGCAGTCGATGATGACCGACCAGGAAGAGCGCCGGAAACTGGTCTGGGAAATCGACAAGAAGCTGCAGCTCGATGGCGCCCGTCCGATCATCTTCCACTTCAAGTGGGGCAATTGCTGGCATCCCCACGTCAAGGGTCTCACAACCCATGTGAACAGCA contains:
- a CDS encoding ABC transporter substrate-binding protein, with protein sequence MNRSIRTVVGIASAVAMGLVAQAAMAQKDGGILRMYHRDTPPSGSIHEEATNSTTSPYMGVYNNLVMYDQGIAKESMDTIVPDLATEWSWNADKTALTFKLREGVKWHDGKPFTAADVKCTWDLLQDKGQAKLRKNPRKAWYTNLKEVTVDNDYQATFHLNRTQPAFIALLASGYSPVYPCHVPPAKMRTAPIGTGPFKFVELKQNERIVFTKNEEYWKPGKPHLDGVHWTIIKSRATRMLAFTAGEFDMTFTHDLPTPSLRELARENPNAQCDLTTTGGAANLIVNRDKPPFDNADIRTAMALTIDRDAYNTILGEGEHKDGGAMLPPPTGNWGMPEEMLRTLPGYGKDVAANRAEARKIMEKLGYGPNNRLSIKVSTRNNATYRDPAVILIDHLKEIYIDGTLDVIETSNWFSTVARKDYQVGLNLTASGVDDPDAMFYENYACGSQRNYTGYCNPELEKLFEKQSMMTDQEERRKLVWEIDKKLQLDGARPIIFHFKWGNCWHPHVKGLTTHVNSMYNGWRMEDAWLDK